A window of Phycisphaeraceae bacterium genomic DNA:
GGACCGACACAGACCAGCCCGAAGTGCTCGAAAAGGTGATCGGTGGCGATGGCGGCCTTGAGCATGTCGCCGCCACGGTGATAGATCTCCTCGACGATTGACCCGCCGGGCAGGTGATCGAGGACTTTCTTACCGGCGCGCTTGATCTCGCTGTACGTCGTGGAAACGCGGATGCGGTCGAAGTACGAGGCCATCGCGCCCTGAGGCTTGGCGATGGACATGCCGTTGTCGTTGAGGACAACCAGGAACTGACGCTGAAGCGTCCCGGCGTTGTTGAGCCCCTCAAGAGCAACGCCATTGACGATCGACGCGTCACCGACGAGTGCCACGGACTTGCGATCCGATTGACCGGTCCCGCCAGCGGCAAAGTCATCGCCACGAGCAAGACCAACGGCCGTCGAGATCGCGGTGCCCGCGTGACCGACTGAAAACAGGTCGTAGTCTGACTCGCGGGGTTCGGGGAAGCCCGCCATGCCTTCGCGCGTCCGGAGCTTGGCAAACTTGCCGTATCGACCCGTGATCAGCTTGTGCGGGTAGCACTGATGACCCACATCAAAAAGAAGCCGGTCGTGAGAAAAATCGAAGACCCGGTGCAGCGCTAGCGTCAGCTCCACCACGCCCAGGTTGGGTGCCAGGTGACCGCCAGTCTGGGCGACCTGGTCGCAGATCGCTTGTCGGATTTCCTGCGCGAGCTTGTCAAGCTCCAGAGGGGTGAGTCCGTGGAGGTCAGCGGGCGTGCGGATGGCTTCAAGCATAGAGTTAACCTGGGTCTCACCTCGGTGATGATTCGAGCCTTACAGCGAACTTCCCGTACCTCAATACTACAGGCGATGGGCGATCAAGTCCCACATGGACTTCGACTTAACTCGTTCGGACGGCCATGTACTCGCAGAGTTCGCGAAGGGGGTTGGCCGAATCGCCAAAGACTTCCAGAGCGTGCATGGCCTCGGATCGCAGCCGCTTGACCTCATTCTTCGAGGCCTCCACGCCAATGATCCCGGGGTAAGTGAGCTTCCCGGCCTCGATATCTTTGCCCGCCGCTTTGCCCAGATCTTCGGTATTTCCGGTGGCGTCGAGCAGGTCATCAACCACTTGGAACATCAGTCCGACATGCTCGGCGTAGTGGGTCAGGGCATCGAGCTGAGCGGCGTTGGCCCCGCCACAGATCGCCCCCATCCGGCAGGCTGATCGGAGCAAGGCACCGGTTTTGTGCTCGTGGATGATCTCGAGTTTCTCGCGGTCCGAAACCTCAGAATCGAAATCGGGTATCGAGTCGTAAACCTGACCCGCGACCATGTTGTTGGAAGCCACGGCGAGTTCCCGGGTAATGGTCCCGATCACGGAGGCATCCTTGAGTCGACAAGCCAGCAGCTCAAAAGCCAGAGCCAGCAGGGCGTCGCCAGCCAGAATGGCCATCGCCTCGGAGGTGTGTTTGTGAAGCGTGGGCCTGCCCCTGCGTAGATCGTCATCATCCATCGCGGGCAGGTCATCGTGAACCAGCGAGAATGCATGGATCATCTCGATCGCGGCCGCCGGAGCGAGAGCCTGCTCATGCTTGCCACCGACCGCCTGGCACGACAACAAGGTCAACAACGGGCGCAGCCGTTTACCTCCGCCCAGCAGGGCGTACTCGATCGCATCGCGAAGGTTCCCGGGGAATGGCCGGTTCGCGAGGAACTCGGCCATGTATTGCTCGACTTTCGCCGTGGGAGCCATCAGCGCTTCTAGATCGAAGGCGACGGCGGCCTGGGGCTGACCCATCGGTGGTGCTCCTGGTGGGAAACCCCCACTATAGAAAGGAACTCAGTCAGAGGCGGCAACCGGGCTGCTCAAGCACCCACCGAACGACCCGGTCAGCTCCATCCGCTGGCGTGGATCGGCCCAAAGCCTGACGCATCGCGGGAAGCTGGTCTGAGGTGCTAACTAACTTATAAACTGATTCAGACAAAGGGATAGCATTCTTTTCGGACAGAATCTGATCGCGTAATAAAACCGCGCCACCAGCGTCCACCATGGGCTGAGCGTTGTGCCTCTGGTGCTCGTCAGCGTGGTAGGGGTAGGGCATAAAGATCGCGGGAACCTGATTCGCCCAGGCCTCTGCAACCGAGCTCGCGCCTGGACGAGCGATGGTCAAGCTCGCCGCCCGCCAGGCGAGTCCCATGGCGTCCTCATAGTTGCGGATCAGGGCATGCAACCCGGAACGGGCATAGGCACGGGTCAGCTCCGCGACATCCTTCCCGCCAGTGAGATGCAGCAACTGCCAACCAGCCAGCGTCTTGGTCAGGTCGGTGTGCTCCAGGGCGTGCGCCACGGCATGATTGATGGTCGATGCCCCTTGGGACCCCGCAGTGACCAAAAGCGTCGGCAGGTCTGGCATCAATCCGAGTTGCTCACGAGCTTCTTCTGCATCGATATCGGGAACTGCCTCCCGCCGGAGTGGGAAGCCAATCACCTCTGCCTCGGGCAGTTCGCTGGTCGGATAGGTCGAGAAGACTCGGTCCACACGCGGGGCAAGTTGGCGGATGGCCCTGCCGGGCGTCGCATCGAGGCTGACCAACGCCGTCGGAATGCCCAATGACCGAGCCGCGAGAATCTCCGGAGCTGAAACAAACCCACCCGTGGCAACGACCGCCAGCGGGGCTCGCTCCTGCAAGCGACGACGAGCACGGAGCGTCGCCTTCCGCCAGCCGATGGCAAACCGAACCAGACCCATCGGCGAACGGGCCAGAGGACGCGCTGGAGATGGGATCCAATCAGCATTCGACAGCTCGATACCCTCGCGCACCCGCTGATCTACCTGACGATCCGAGATCACAAAGTCCAACTCGATGTCTGGATGGTGACTCAGAAAACGCTGAGCAATCGCGATGTTGGGGTAGATGTGCCCGCCGGTACCGCCGCCGGCAAGAACCACACTCCGGGTCATCGGCTGGCCTCTGCCGATTCGACCTGCCGGGCAGCAATCACGCCAGCCAGCAATCCGCCTATCGCGGCGCGATCCCGACCGGTTCGGCGCGCTCGCATCGGCACCCGACGCCTGGAGACCGATGCTGTCTCTGCAAGATCAAAAGACGCCGTGTGCGTCTGGCGATCCAGCCCGGCCACAAGCCCCAGCGCAAACGCCGTCATGATCCAACCAGTCCCGCCCGCAGAAATCAGCGGGAGCGCAATCCCCTTCGTCGGCACCAGGCTGGTCACCACCGCGAGGTTCATCAGTGCCTGAAGACCAAAGGTCAACAAGACACCAAGCGCAAAAAGCCGACTAAACAGGTCCGTACTGCTACGGATCACGGCCCAACCGGACCATAGGACGGCAATGATCAGAACGACCACCGTCGCCGCGCCCAGCATCCCCAACTCTTCGGTCAGGATCGGGAAGAGAAAATCCGTGGTGTCCTCGGGCAGGTAGTACTTACGAACCGAGTTGCCCAGCCCGGTGCCCCACGGCCCGCCATGCGCAAACGCCGTCATCGCCTCGATCGGGTGGTAGCCCGCGCCCGCAGGGTCGGCCCAGGGGTCGAGAAAAGCGGTCAGTCTGCGGAATCGATAAGGCGTGGTGACAGCGAGGGCAGTAACCGCTCCGACGCCGGCCAGACAGAGAACGCCGACCTGCCACACCCGCGCGCCTGCCGCAAGCAGCAGGCACAGGGCGACCATCCCGATCAGGGCCGCTGAACCAAGGTCCTGCGGAGCGATCAGCCCACAGCACAGACCGATGAGAATCAAGGGCGGAAGCAGGCCAAGTCGCAGGTCCGACAGAACCGCTGACCTCCGGGCTCCCCACCAGGCCAACGCCCCAACCAGCGACCACTTCACCAACTCAGACGGCTGGAACTGCACCCCGAACTCTGCGTTCCCGAGCCGGAGCCAGCGTGTCGCCCCGTTTACCTGGACCCCCAGCCCCGGAACCATCGTCAAGGCCACCAGACCCAGCGAAACGATCACGACCCAGAACAGCGGGTTCCGCCAGGAGTGATGGTGATACATCGCACGGACATCGATCCGCGACGCCAGCAGCAGCGTGATCGCCGCCAGCAAGGCATAAAGCGTGTGCCGACTGGTCATCCAGCCAACCCCAGCGGTCTGCGCGCTAGCACCATCCAGACTCACACCGGCCGAGTGAACCATCACCCAGCCGATCGCGAGCAGACCCAGTGCAGCACCCTGAAGAACCTGACCGTTGCGCAGCATGACTAGGGTTATCGGCGGGGAAGCGGGTCAATCCCCAATCCCGGGCTAGACTGCCACCAATCAGCCCTATCACGAAGGAGGCGTGTTCATGGCCAAAGGCCAGCATCTCAGCAGGCATCAAAAGGGCATCGTCAAGCGCTACTACGAGCACAAGGACACGATCGCCCTCGACAAGCTCCAGGAGGTCGTCTCCGAACTCTACCTGGCAGAATCCGACGCCAAACGAAAAAAACTCTGGGCAGCCGCCGCCATCGCCCTGAAAAACGCAGGTGCCACCCCGGCAGACATCGAACGCGTGACCACGCACGACGACCCGGCCAAGCTGGCTTCCCTCGTGACACGACTCGGAAAAGCCTGAATCCATCCACCACCACGCAAGGCCCCGGCCCGGGGAGAGGCCCGAGCCGGGGCGCGTGGGGGAGAGAAGACAAATCAACGAGGGATCGGGATCGCTAAATGCCCACAGACCCGAGCGACGGTTTCTGGCCGCACGGTTCTGCCGGTTTCAAAGGCCGAGACCCGATCCCTGCGGGTCACCAGGACCTTGCCGCGAAACTCCGAGATCTCACACTCCTGCTCAACGAGATAAGCAAAAAACGTCTTTCGGGCCATGGTCGGGAGCTCCTTTCTTCGGGTTGTGCTCGTGCCTGTTGACATGGCCCGAAGGTAAACGCACCCGACCAACCCCCGGTGACAACTGCATGTCACCGAACGCGATCCCCAGTCACTTTTTTTCATCCGGCTCAGCCGCTGGCCTGTAGCGCCCGGTCGATCCAGCCCCCGCCCAGCACCATCTCATCGCGATAGCAAACCAAGGCCTGTCCGGGTGTTACAGCATCCACAGGCCGCCCAAACCGGACCTCAATCCGGGGCTTCTCATCCTCTACCCCCGCACGCACGCGTGCTGCCACCGGCTCCGAGTTGTAGCGCACCTTCGCCTGGCATGGCAACCAGTCCCTCGGCAGCGTCGGCTCGTGCCAG
This region includes:
- a CDS encoding putative peptidoglycan glycosyltransferase FtsW, whose protein sequence is MLRNGQVLQGAALGLLAIGWVMVHSAGVSLDGASAQTAGVGWMTSRHTLYALLAAITLLLASRIDVRAMYHHHSWRNPLFWVVIVSLGLVALTMVPGLGVQVNGATRWLRLGNAEFGVQFQPSELVKWSLVGALAWWGARRSAVLSDLRLGLLPPLILIGLCCGLIAPQDLGSAALIGMVALCLLLAAGARVWQVGVLCLAGVGAVTALAVTTPYRFRRLTAFLDPWADPAGAGYHPIEAMTAFAHGGPWGTGLGNSVRKYYLPEDTTDFLFPILTEELGMLGAATVVVLIIAVLWSGWAVIRSSTDLFSRLFALGVLLTFGLQALMNLAVVTSLVPTKGIALPLISAGGTGWIMTAFALGLVAGLDRQTHTASFDLAETASVSRRRVPMRARRTGRDRAAIGGLLAGVIAARQVESAEASR
- a CDS encoding polyprenyl synthetase family protein, encoding MGQPQAAVAFDLEALMAPTAKVEQYMAEFLANRPFPGNLRDAIEYALLGGGKRLRPLLTLLSCQAVGGKHEQALAPAAAIEMIHAFSLVHDDLPAMDDDDLRRGRPTLHKHTSEAMAILAGDALLALAFELLACRLKDASVIGTITRELAVASNNMVAGQVYDSIPDFDSEVSDREKLEIIHEHKTGALLRSACRMGAICGGANAAQLDALTHYAEHVGLMFQVVDDLLDATGNTEDLGKAAGKDIEAGKLTYPGIIGVEASKNEVKRLRSEAMHALEVFGDSANPLRELCEYMAVRTS
- a CDS encoding UDP-N-acetylglucosamine--N-acetylmuramyl-(pentapeptide) pyrophosphoryl-undecaprenol N-acetylglucosamine transferase → MTRSVVLAGGGTGGHIYPNIAIAQRFLSHHPDIELDFVISDRQVDQRVREGIELSNADWIPSPARPLARSPMGLVRFAIGWRKATLRARRRLQERAPLAVVATGGFVSAPEILAARSLGIPTALVSLDATPGRAIRQLAPRVDRVFSTYPTSELPEAEVIGFPLRREAVPDIDAEEAREQLGLMPDLPTLLVTAGSQGASTINHAVAHALEHTDLTKTLAGWQLLHLTGGKDVAELTRAYARSGLHALIRNYEDAMGLAWRAASLTIARPGASSVAEAWANQVPAIFMPYPYHADEHQRHNAQPMVDAGGAVLLRDQILSEKNAIPLSESVYKLVSTSDQLPAMRQALGRSTPADGADRVVRWVLEQPGCRL